The Candidatus Roseilinea sp. sequence TGGGGACGGCTGGGCGCGCTCACCGTCGTCGCCGCGCTGGCCATGCCGCGTCGCCAGACGCGGGTGGCTTACCCGGACGCCCAAATCCTTATCGGCTGAGCGCAACTGAGATACCCGCAGTCGAGGCGGGCATATCCCCAAGCGGGCTACTTCGCGGCGACCGAATACGCGCGTCCGGAGGCCAGCGGATAGGCGCGTAGCACTTCATCGGCCACGCGCATTGCGCCCATCGTCACACCGGCCGTGCTCTGGCCGGGGAAAATCGAATCGCCCACCAGCCAGACATTACGCAGTCCGGTTCGCGGCCCGCGCGCGGCGAACAAGCTGGTGAACGGGAAGCCGCCCACCCCGCCGCGATGCCGGCGGGTGTAGAACTTGAACGTCACCGGCGTGCCGTGCAGTTGCAGACGGATGCGCCGGCGCAGGCCGGGCACAGCGCGCTCCGCGAGATCGAGCATGCGCTCCGCATACTGCGCGACGCGCTCATCGTAGGCCGCCTTCGCGCCGGGCGTTTCACGCAAGCGCCACCATTCGGCGGTGCGGGTATGCGTGCTGATCGTCAGCGCGCGGTGGCCCGCCGGCGCACGCCGCAGGTCGCCCCGCTCCGAAAACGACATGAAGATCGAGTTGCCTTCCCCCAGCGGCCGGTCGTATGAGCCGATCACCTGATAGTGGGCGACAGCGTGCGCATCCGAATTCGCCTCGTCTTCGATGCCGAGGTAGAGGGTGAAGGCGCCCCATTGTTCGGCGCGCGTGCGCGCCTCGCATTGCAAGGACGGCGGCGCGGCATCTCCCAGCAAGCGCGCCAGATCCCACGGCGTGAGGTTAGCGACGCACACGTCGCACTCAAAACGCGCGCCCTTGTTTGTGTGCGCAGCGACGACGCGGCCGTCGCGAACTTCCAGGCGCGTGACCTCTTGCCGGAACAGCACCTGCCCGCCCCAGCGACGAACCGCCTCGACGAGCTGCTCGCTGATGCCGCCGATGCCGCCTTCGGGATGCGTCACGCCCTTGCGCGGCAAATCGGAGGCAGCAGCGCCGAACAGCGCGCTGGCATGGCCGCTCGTGGTCTGCGCGCTGATGAGCAACTGGGCGTCGAGGAAGGTCAGCGCGGCGCGGTCGCTGAGGCCGGCGCGGCGCGCCCAGCGACCCATCGTCTCGAACAGATGCGGCAAAGCGATCAACGTCTGTGGGCGCAGCGCGCCGGCGGTGCGCAGCAGGTCG is a genomic window containing:
- a CDS encoding amine oxidase, encoding MAKVVVIGAGVGGATAAALLAKAGHDVTVLEAHVYPGGCAGTFYHQKYRFDVGATLAGGFHPGGPHDVVGKLLGIAWRVQPVDPAWHVLLPDRSVTQFGDRERWRAEVARAFADRPERSRIVRFFRAVERVSDAVWDFASRKPAWPPSTLGDLLRTAGALRPQTLIALPHLFETMGRWARRAGLSDRAALTFLDAQLLISAQTTSGHASALFGAAASDLPRKGVTHPEGGIGGISEQLVEAVRRWGGQVLFRQEVTRLEVRDGRVVAAHTNKGARFECDVCVANLTPWDLARLLGDAAPPSLQCEARTRAEQWGAFTLYLGIEDEANSDAHAVAHYQVIGSYDRPLGEGNSIFMSFSERGDLRRAPAGHRALTISTHTRTAEWWRLRETPGAKAAYDERVAQYAERMLDLAERAVPGLRRRIRLQLHGTPVTFKFYTRRHRGGVGGFPFTSLFAARGPRTGLRNVWLVGDSIFPGQSTAGVTMGAMRVADEVLRAYPLASGRAYSVAAK